The stretch of DNA TCGTCGTGGGCGGCGGTCATGCTGGCGCTGAGGCTGCAACTGCTTCGGCGCGTTTAGGGGCAAAGACCGCATTGGTTACCCATAAAATTGAAACTTTGGGGGAAATGTCCTGCAATCCGGCTTTTGGTGGATTGGGCAAGGGGCATTTGGTTCGCGAAATCGATGCGCTGGATGGCGTGATGGGATTGTGCGCGGATGCTGCTGGAATTCAGTTTCGGATGCTGAACAAATCCAAAGGTCCTGCGGTTTGGGGTCCGCGCGCGCAGGCCGACCGCAAACTTTATCGTCAGGCGATGCAGAACATTTTACTGAATTATCCAAACCTGGCCGTTATTCCGGCACAAGTCGAAGATATTATTTTGGATTCTAGCGGTAGAATTGCTGGCATTGAAATTGATTCTGGCGCAGTGCTTTCTTGTGGCGCTTTGGTTATTACGACCGGTACATTTTTACGCGGCTTGATTCATCAGGGCGAAAATAAAACTCCGGCCGGCCGGGTCGGCGAAAAACCCGCGGTTAGATTGGGCGAAACCTTGCAAAGGCTTGGTTTTATGATGGGGCGCCTGAAAACTGGGACACCCGCGCGGTTGGATGCAAAATCAATCGACTGGTCGGTAACCGAGCAGCAGCCTGGCGATAATCCGCCAACGCCATTTTCATTTTTAAATACTGAAATCACCACGCCGCAAATTCCTTGCCACATCACCCATACCACGGCTGAAACACATCAAGTGATTCGCGATAATTTGCATCGCTCGCCGATGTATTCAGGACAGATTGAATCGACCGGTCCCCGTTACTGTCCGTCGATTGAAGATAAAATTGTTCGCTTTGCCGATAAATCGCATCATCAGATTTTTCTGGAACCGGAAGGGTTGGATGACGATACGATTTATCCGAATGGCATTTCAACTTCGCTGCCGGTTGATGTACAGGATAAATTTTTATGTAGTATCAATGGTTTAAAAGATGTTGTGGTCAAGCGTTATGGTTATGCGATCGAATATGATTATGTCGATCCACGTGAATTATATCCAACTCTGCAGACCAAAAAAATACCAGGACTATTTCTAGCTGGCCAAATCAACGGTACCACCGGTTATGAAGAAGCAGGGGCGCAAGGGATTTTGGCTGGTCTGAATGCGGCGCTGTTAGCAGCAGGCTCAGAAGAATTTATTCTATCTCGTACAGGATCTTATATCGGCGTGATGATCGATGATTTAACCACGCGCGGCGTGACCGAACCGTACCGCATGTTTACCAGCCGGGCGGAGTATCGCCTGTCTTTGCGGGCGGATAATGCCGATCAAAGACTGACGCCGTTGGGTATTAAAATCGGCTGTGTAAGCAGTATTCGTTCCGATATTTTTGATAATAAAATCAATGATTTAAACAATTCAAAAGCCCGGATGCAAAATCTGCAAATTACGCCTAATCAACTGGAATCTTTTGGGGTGCAGATCAATCGTGACGGAATCCGCCGCAGCGCTTTTGATTTACT from Alphaproteobacteria bacterium encodes:
- the mnmG gene encoding tRNA uridine-5-carboxymethylaminomethyl(34) synthesis enzyme MnmG is translated as MQNSGYPQKFDVIVVGGGHAGAEAATASARLGAKTALVTHKIETLGEMSCNPAFGGLGKGHLVREIDALDGVMGLCADAAGIQFRMLNKSKGPAVWGPRAQADRKLYRQAMQNILLNYPNLAVIPAQVEDIILDSSGRIAGIEIDSGAVLSCGALVITTGTFLRGLIHQGENKTPAGRVGEKPAVRLGETLQRLGFMMGRLKTGTPARLDAKSIDWSVTEQQPGDNPPTPFSFLNTEITTPQIPCHITHTTAETHQVIRDNLHRSPMYSGQIESTGPRYCPSIEDKIVRFADKSHHQIFLEPEGLDDDTIYPNGISTSLPVDVQDKFLCSINGLKDVVVKRYGYAIEYDYVDPRELYPTLQTKKIPGLFLAGQINGTTGYEEAGAQGILAGLNAALLAAGSEEFILSRTGSYIGVMIDDLTTRGVTEPYRMFTSRAEYRLSLRADNADQRLTPLGIKIGCVSSIRSDIFDNKINDLNNSKARMQNLQITPNQLESFGVQINRDGIRRSAFDLLRYKEIGFEKLQEIWPELAQIVPAIREQISIEALYSGYIDRQEADIRSTQRDENLKLPVDMDYAAVGGLSAELIAKLSKARPVNIAAASKISGITPASIVNLLRYVKKQQRRKPKVENEAA